Proteins encoded by one window of Lathyrus oleraceus cultivar Zhongwan6 chromosome 1, CAAS_Psat_ZW6_1.0, whole genome shotgun sequence:
- the LOC127108105 gene encoding uncharacterized protein LOC127108105, whose protein sequence is MPLSKKKANAETHFFFSLVQSIAACFFSFLEACRCNRTTVLCTVTAEHENHHILSPSAPARAAVVAPAVMSESDHPENSDADTHKSATDTHKSVDTGDSGQPKNTTFRGSKSEFHPALALFRIHAHSHRVLHHIVPSIGKERPAITDANHEQWSTLDATVLQWIYSTISTDLLTTILEPNSTAIEAWNRLEDIFQDNQNARAVILEQEFSNTRMEDFTNVSAYCQRLKMLSDQLRNVGSPMNNHLLVVQLIYGLPEAYRSVATLICQRNPLPTFYQARSMLTLEEASMAKMENTGSHAAMHTTQLKPTEDTSQRGNRRPDNRSRSRGNQGHGEGRGNHNALQYGVPSTPSLWSAPPWQQ, encoded by the exons ATGCCTCTCTCTAAAAAAAAAGCAAACGCAGAAACGCATTTCTTCTTCTCCCTCGTTCAATCCATCGCCGCATGCTTCTTCTCCTTCCTTGAAGCCTGCCGCTGCAACAGGACTACCGTACTCTGTACCGTCACCGCCGAACACGAGAACCACCATATTCTCTCGCCTTCCGCCCCTGCCCGTGCCGCCGTCGTCGCACCTGCAGTCATGTCTGAATCAGACCATCCAGAAAACAGTGACGCTGATACCCACAAATCCGCCACCGATACCCATAAATCCGTCGATACTGGTGATTCCGGTCAGCCCAAGAACACCACGTTTCGAGGTTCCAAATCGGAGTTTCATCCCGCACTTGCC CTTTTCCGCATCCATGCTCACTCACATCGAGTCCTGCATCACATCGTTCCATCTATCGGAAAAGAGAGACCAGCCATTACCGATGCCAACCATGAACAATGGTCCACTCTTGATGCCACCGTTCTTCAGTGGATTTATTCCACTATTTCTACCGATTTGCTGACCACTATTCTAGAACCCAACTCCACTGCAATCGAAGCATGGAATCGCTTGGAAGATATTTTTCAGGACAACCAAAATGCTCGAGCTGTCATTCTTGAGCAAGAGTTTTCTAACACTCGTATGGAGGATTTTACCAATGTCTCAGCTTACTGTCAGCGTCTTAAGATGCTTTCTGATCAGTTGAGAAATGTCGGCTCCCCTATGAACAATCATCTTCTGGTTGTTCAGCTGATCTATGGTCTCCCAGAAGCTTACCGCAGTGTTGCTACTTTGATTTGCCAGAGAAACCCTCTTCCGACATTCTATCAGGCTCGTTCCATGCTCACTTTGGAAGAAGCCAGTATGGCTAAGATGGAAAACACAGGCTCTCATGCTGCTATGCACACCACTCAGCTGAAACCTACTGAAGACACCTCTCAGCGTGGCAACCGTCGCCCCGACAATCGTTCTCGCTCCCGTGGCAACCAGGGTCACGGAGAGGGACGTGGTAACCATAATGCACTTCAGTATGGAGTTCCCAGCACTCCCTCACTTTGGTCCGCTCCTCCTTGGCAACAATAA